Part of the Streptomyces europaeiscabiei genome is shown below.
CGGCGTAGGCTCCGCGTGGCCGCCGACTTCCCGGCGCCCCTGCGGCCCGCCGCAGTCGACGGTCGCAGCGATCCGAGCGGAGCTTGGTCCGGTGGAGTGAAGCCGGGGACGTGTATGGACAGTGCGAGGACTCACTCTCCCCGCATCCACGCCCGCGTTCCGAACGAGGCACACGCGCGTGAGGCCACCGCGGCCGCTTCGCGCAGGGCATCCGCGAAGCCCGGCGACGTCACATCGTCCTGCACCGCGAGACGGTGGGCGAGCGCACCGTGCAGGACGTCACCCGCGCCGAGCGTGTCCGCTACTTGTACGGCAGGGACGTCCACCGCGCCCCCGGCGTGGGGCCCCGCCCACAGGATGGGCTGCCCGCCCCGGCTGACCGCCGACCAGCCGACCCCGTTGTCCCGCAGGAACCGCAGGGTGTCCGTCGGCGCGGCCGTCCGCGTCCCGGCGCCGGGCGGGCGGAAGTCGTCCGAGCAGACGGCCACGTCGATCCACGGCAGCAGCCGCTCCGTGCCGGCTTTCCAACTGCCCCCGTCGAGAACGGTCCGGCGTCCGGCGGCACGCGCCGCGCGGGCGGCGGCCGTGGCCAACTCCAGGTGGTGGCCGTCGAATTCGACGACGTCACAGGCCGCCACCAGCGCGTCGAGGCCGTCGGGCGGGGCGAGCCGGTGCGCCGTCGCGTTGGTCGAGGAGACGGCACGGTCTCCGCTGGACGCGGTCACCAGGACGGACGACACGGCGGGCGGCTCGACCGAGCCGGCCGCCAGGTCCACCACGTTCACGCCCAGCCGGTCCAGGTCCGCCGCCACAACGATCCCCAGCGGATGGCAGCCGATCGCGGTGAGCAGCGTGGCCGAGCCGCCCAAGTGGGCGAACGCGACGGCCGCGTTCGCGGCCGGACCGCCCGCGGCCACGACCTGCTCACGAGCCGTCAGCTTCTCGTTGACCCCCGGCACATGGTCGACGAGCTGGATCACATCCAGCGTGCACAACCCGACGAACAGACCCTGTGGACGTTTCCGCGCCGCCACCGCCGGCTCGTGGACTGACTCCATCAGGGTTTCCGCTCTCGTGTCGCACGGTCGACTCGGCGACCATCTTCCACGACGGTCGCTCGGACGGCATCGGTCGCGATGGACCACTG
Proteins encoded:
- a CDS encoding PfkB family carbohydrate kinase, with product MESVHEPAVAARKRPQGLFVGLCTLDVIQLVDHVPGVNEKLTAREQVVAAGGPAANAAVAFAHLGGSATLLTAIGCHPLGIVVAADLDRLGVNVVDLAAGSVEPPAVSSVLVTASSGDRAVSSTNATAHRLAPPDGLDALVAACDVVEFDGHHLELATAAARAARAAGRRTVLDGGSWKAGTERLLPWIDVAVCSDDFRPPGAGTRTAAPTDTLRFLRDNGVGWSAVSRGGQPILWAGPHAGGAVDVPAVQVADTLGAGDVLHGALAHRLAVQDDVTSPGFADALREAAAVASRACASFGTRAWMRGE